Proteins from a genomic interval of Paenibacillus sp. FSL R5-0623:
- a CDS encoding molybdopterin oxidoreductase family protein, translating to MIDQENGVFAAVCPLDCPDTCGLLLHKENGKIVKVAGNPDHPITKGAICNKVRNMTERVYHPERLQYPMKRVGAKGEGKFERISWDEAIREITTKFTALSETYGPESILPYSFYGNMGILGVDGMDRRFFNALGASVLEQTICNSAGNTGWKYTMGANRGTVPEDTEHADLILVWGGNIVSTNMHQVVLAEKARKKGAKIVVIDVHRNRTAQWGDWFIPLYPGTDSALALGLMHVLFERGLTDEAFMQKYTIGHEALRDHVRSYTPERVARITGVPEETIVELAELYGNAQAAHIHIGNGLQHHDNGGMNVRSVACLPAITGQWLKQGGGAIRTNSYASTNSDALERPELRQNPEPRVVNMNRIGEALLEAEQPIRAMMVYCSNPLVVAPDTERVERGFAREDLFTVVHDLFITDTAKYADIVLPATSSFEATDLYTSYWHQYVHLQEQVIAPIGESKSNVELFSLLGLAMGYDPAIFGETPEQMIEDALQGTDNPYMNGVTLEGLKEHRFVKLDMTPHAAFLDQLPTPSGKIELYSETMEQRGLPPLPTYSALVEGYDGENPAGPADTYPLMFLSPPNHNFLNSTFGNSAKHQRLEKMPLLQIHPEDAIRRNVEDGDAVVVWNDRGRIELTAKVSEAMLPGTVISQGLWWDGEGKKQRANSLTSNRLSDMGNGATFFSATVEVKRQ from the coding sequence ATGATCGATCAGGAGAATGGTGTATTTGCGGCTGTGTGCCCGCTCGACTGTCCGGACACTTGTGGTCTGTTATTACATAAAGAGAACGGCAAAATTGTGAAGGTGGCAGGCAATCCGGATCATCCAATCACCAAGGGTGCCATCTGTAATAAAGTTAGAAATATGACCGAGCGGGTGTACCATCCCGAACGTCTACAATATCCGATGAAACGTGTAGGAGCCAAAGGTGAAGGCAAGTTCGAACGAATCAGTTGGGATGAAGCGATTCGCGAGATTACGACCAAATTCACTGCTTTGTCCGAAACCTACGGCCCGGAGAGCATCCTGCCCTACAGCTTTTACGGTAACATGGGCATTCTCGGCGTAGACGGTATGGATCGCCGTTTCTTCAATGCGCTTGGTGCGAGTGTACTGGAGCAGACGATCTGTAACTCCGCTGGAAATACCGGCTGGAAATATACGATGGGCGCCAATCGGGGAACGGTGCCGGAAGATACGGAGCACGCGGATCTCATCCTGGTATGGGGCGGCAATATCGTCAGTACGAATATGCACCAGGTCGTTTTGGCGGAGAAAGCCCGTAAGAAAGGCGCCAAGATCGTCGTAATCGACGTTCATCGCAATCGCACGGCCCAATGGGGCGACTGGTTTATTCCTCTGTATCCGGGCACGGACAGCGCACTGGCACTGGGATTGATGCATGTGCTGTTCGAACGGGGACTGACAGATGAAGCGTTTATGCAAAAGTATACGATAGGTCATGAGGCACTACGTGATCATGTCCGCAGTTACACCCCTGAACGTGTTGCACGCATTACTGGCGTGCCGGAGGAGACGATTGTGGAGTTGGCCGAACTATACGGCAACGCACAGGCAGCCCATATTCACATCGGCAACGGCCTTCAGCACCATGATAATGGGGGGATGAACGTGCGTAGCGTTGCATGTCTGCCTGCTATTACAGGGCAATGGCTGAAGCAAGGCGGCGGTGCCATTCGCACCAACAGCTACGCGAGCACGAATAGCGACGCGCTCGAACGTCCGGAGCTGCGGCAGAATCCGGAGCCGCGAGTGGTGAACATGAACCGGATTGGTGAAGCGTTGCTGGAAGCAGAGCAGCCAATCCGGGCAATGATGGTTTACTGCAGCAATCCACTGGTGGTGGCACCGGATACCGAGCGGGTGGAGCGAGGTTTTGCACGGGAAGATTTATTCACGGTTGTGCATGATCTGTTCATCACGGATACGGCAAAATATGCAGATATCGTATTGCCAGCCACATCTTCATTTGAAGCGACGGACCTGTACACCTCTTATTGGCATCAGTACGTTCATCTGCAAGAGCAGGTAATTGCACCGATTGGGGAGAGCAAGAGCAATGTGGAACTGTTCTCACTGCTTGGGCTGGCTATGGGGTACGATCCTGCAATCTTCGGAGAAACGCCAGAACAGATGATTGAGGACGCACTTCAGGGGACGGACAACCCCTATATGAATGGAGTCACGTTGGAGGGATTGAAGGAACATCGATTCGTGAAGCTGGATATGACGCCACATGCTGCATTTCTGGATCAACTGCCCACACCTTCAGGCAAAATCGAATTGTATTCGGAGACGATGGAACAGAGAGGGCTTCCGCCGCTCCCTACCTATAGCGCTCTGGTTGAAGGATATGATGGGGAGAATCCGGCTGGACCTGCCGATACGTATCCATTGATGTTCCTGTCGCCGCCAAACCATAATTTCCTGAACTCCACCTTTGGCAATTCAGCCAAACATCAGCGTTTGGAAAAGATGCCTCTATTGCAGATACACCCTGAGGACGCCATCCGTAGAAACGTGGAGGATGGAGATGCAGTGGTCGTATGGAATGATCGTGGGCGCATCGAACTTACCGCCAAGGTGAGTGAGGCCATGTTGCCAGGAACCGTCATCAGTCAAGGCTTATGGTGGGATGGTGAAGGCAAGAAGCAGCGAGCGAATTCACTCACTTCCAATCGCTTGTCGGACATGGGGAACGGGGCCACCTTCTTCTCGGCCACTGTTGAAGTGAAGCGTCAATGA
- a CDS encoding formate/nitrite transporter family protein — protein sequence MAAKTPLEVAQYTAQTGMKKAQYPVSSVLVLSFLAGAFIALGFLLDIRVIASAPAEWGSLVNLIGAAVFPVGLIMVLIGGGELLTGNMMAVPLATIARKLSVGSMLKNLSLVTIGNFVGALFVAYAFGHVLGLTGEGVYLAKVVDMAGHKLHDGFLQAFISGIGCNWLVALAVWLSYASDTMSGKVLGIWFPTMAFVAIGFQHVVANMFLIPAAIFEGHYSWGQYVMNFIPVWLGNLTGGALFVAAAYWVVYLRQAELKVRPEVATSIEPVETEARVMWSKQA from the coding sequence ATGGCAGCAAAAACACCTCTTGAGGTTGCACAATATACGGCGCAAACAGGAATGAAGAAGGCTCAATATCCGGTCTCTTCTGTACTGGTGCTCAGTTTTCTGGCAGGGGCTTTTATCGCACTGGGTTTTCTACTGGATATTCGGGTAATTGCTTCTGCGCCAGCAGAGTGGGGAAGTTTGGTCAATCTGATTGGAGCAGCGGTGTTCCCGGTTGGATTGATTATGGTGCTCATTGGTGGTGGCGAGTTGCTGACGGGAAATATGATGGCTGTTCCACTCGCGACGATTGCACGAAAATTATCCGTGGGTAGCATGTTGAAAAATCTATCCTTAGTGACGATTGGTAATTTTGTTGGAGCTTTGTTTGTCGCGTACGCGTTTGGACATGTGCTGGGTCTGACCGGAGAGGGTGTATATCTGGCGAAAGTGGTGGATATGGCTGGGCATAAGCTGCATGACGGCTTCCTGCAAGCTTTCATCTCTGGCATCGGCTGTAACTGGCTGGTCGCGTTGGCCGTATGGCTATCTTATGCATCCGATACGATGAGTGGCAAGGTACTGGGCATTTGGTTTCCAACGATGGCATTTGTAGCTATTGGATTCCAGCACGTTGTGGCCAATATGTTCCTCATCCCGGCGGCAATCTTCGAAGGGCATTATTCGTGGGGCCAGTATGTGATGAATTTCATTCCAGTGTGGCTCGGCAATCTGACTGGTGGTGCTCTGTTTGTAGCTGCAGCCTACTGGGTGGTGTACCTGCGCCAAGCTGAGCTGAAAGTGAGACCAGAGGTAGCAACGTCGATCGAACCTGTGGAGACGGAGGCTAGAGTGATGTGGAGCAAGCAGGCGTAG
- a CDS encoding FAD-dependent oxidoreductase, translated as MKIAVIGCTHAGTAAIVNTAKLYPDATITVYERNDNISFLSCGIALYVGGVVKDPDGLFYSSPNQLAELGVETKMLHEVTAVDAEGHTLQAKNLQTGEEFEDTFDKLIVTTGSWPVVPKLEGIEMDNILLCKNYNHSNTIIEKAKDAKRVTVVGAGYIGVELVEAFQMNGKEVTLIDSVDRILNKYLDPEFTDAIEDTLTGRGIKLALGQTVQKFTGENGKVTKVITSKGEFETDLVILCIGFRPNTELLKGQVDMLPNGAIIVDKYMQTSQKDVFAAGDSCAIHYNPTGKASYIPLATNAVRMGTLVARNLVRPTTPYMGTQGTSGIKIYEQNIAGTGMTETSAADEGLIVESVILEDSYRPEFMPTAEKLLLKVVYEQATRRIVGAQVMSQVDLTQSINTISVCIQNNMTVDELAFIDFFFQPHYNKPWNFLNTAGLQALPPIEVKAPAMV; from the coding sequence ATGAAAATCGCAGTTATCGGATGTACACACGCAGGGACCGCAGCCATCGTAAATACCGCCAAATTGTACCCGGATGCTACCATCACCGTGTATGAGCGCAATGACAATATCTCCTTCCTATCTTGTGGCATTGCGCTCTACGTAGGTGGGGTTGTGAAAGACCCTGATGGCTTGTTCTATTCTTCGCCTAATCAACTGGCAGAGCTTGGTGTTGAGACCAAGATGCTTCATGAAGTAACAGCAGTAGATGCCGAGGGTCATACCCTTCAGGCTAAAAACCTGCAAACCGGGGAAGAATTTGAAGATACGTTTGACAAACTGATCGTGACAACGGGTTCATGGCCTGTCGTTCCGAAGCTTGAAGGCATCGAGATGGATAACATTTTACTTTGCAAAAACTATAATCACTCCAACACGATTATTGAAAAAGCCAAAGATGCTAAACGTGTTACTGTTGTAGGTGCAGGATATATCGGCGTAGAGCTGGTGGAAGCTTTCCAAATGAATGGCAAGGAAGTTACCCTAATCGACAGTGTGGACCGTATTTTGAACAAATACCTGGACCCTGAATTCACGGATGCGATCGAAGATACGTTGACTGGACGCGGCATCAAGCTAGCTCTTGGTCAAACGGTACAGAAGTTTACTGGAGAAAATGGCAAAGTGACCAAGGTGATCACGTCCAAAGGGGAGTTTGAAACCGATCTGGTTATTCTGTGCATCGGCTTCCGTCCAAATACAGAGCTGCTCAAAGGCCAAGTGGATATGCTGCCGAACGGAGCGATCATCGTGGATAAATATATGCAAACGAGTCAAAAAGACGTCTTCGCTGCGGGTGACAGCTGTGCTATTCATTACAACCCAACAGGTAAAGCATCTTACATTCCACTGGCGACTAACGCTGTGCGGATGGGTACACTGGTAGCCCGCAACCTGGTTCGCCCAACGACACCGTATATGGGTACACAAGGAACATCGGGTATCAAAATTTACGAGCAAAATATCGCAGGTACCGGGATGACGGAAACGTCTGCTGCTGACGAAGGTCTGATCGTGGAATCTGTGATACTGGAAGACAGCTACCGTCCGGAGTTCATGCCTACGGCTGAGAAACTGTTACTCAAAGTGGTATATGAGCAGGCTACTCGTCGAATTGTCGGAGCACAGGTGATGTCACAGGTTGATCTGACTCAATCGATTAATACGATCTCGGTCTGCATCCAAAACAACATGACCGTAGATGAGCTGGCCTTCATCGACTTCTTCTTCCAGCCACATTACAACAAACCGTGGAACTTCCTGAACACGGCGGGTCTGCAAGCACTGCCTCCAATAGAAGTAAAAGCACCAGCAATGGTGTAA
- a CDS encoding NADH-dependent flavin oxidoreductase encodes MNQRYSGLVESFTFKSGITIKNRIVMAPMTTWSSNDDLTISDEEVEYYKQRVNGVGLVITGCTHVTPNGQGFTNEFAGYNDEFSPSLRKLADAAKSGGSPAILQIFHAGNKALPELDAVSASALEPEITVLGSTPETRELSHEEILSIIRAFGDTTRRAIEAGFDGVEIHGAHGFLIQNFWSPSTNHRTDQWGGSLENRLRFPLAIIEEVQDVIQKHAVKPFMLGYRISPEESSKLDGLRMKDTYELIDVLVKQNLDYIHASLDNVSSKPVDNPNGRTRLELILERSNGKVPVMAAGSIMTPDDAAKAIESGLPLVAIGHALIMDPLWVEKVLDGREAEVNSELHISKLDQLRIPEKLSNVIQAAPDWFNIVK; translated from the coding sequence ATGAATCAAAGATACAGTGGATTAGTTGAATCCTTCACATTTAAAAGTGGAATAACAATTAAGAATAGAATCGTTATGGCACCTATGACAACTTGGTCAAGCAATGACGACCTAACCATTTCGGATGAAGAAGTGGAGTATTACAAACAAAGAGTGAACGGGGTAGGACTTGTCATTACAGGATGTACTCATGTAACACCTAATGGGCAAGGTTTTACGAACGAATTTGCGGGGTACAATGATGAATTTTCTCCAAGTTTACGAAAGTTGGCCGATGCAGCAAAAAGTGGTGGCTCTCCTGCCATCCTGCAAATTTTCCACGCTGGAAATAAAGCCCTACCAGAATTAGATGCAGTTAGTGCGAGTGCATTGGAGCCTGAAATTACTGTTTTAGGTTCAACGCCAGAAACAAGGGAGTTATCTCACGAGGAGATTTTATCAATTATACGTGCTTTTGGAGACACAACAAGACGAGCGATTGAGGCCGGATTTGATGGTGTTGAGATTCATGGGGCTCATGGATTTTTAATTCAGAATTTTTGGTCGCCGTCGACAAATCACCGTACGGATCAATGGGGTGGATCGCTTGAGAATCGCTTACGTTTTCCATTGGCCATTATTGAAGAAGTACAAGATGTCATTCAAAAACATGCTGTAAAACCATTCATGCTAGGATACCGGATTTCTCCTGAAGAGTCCTCCAAATTGGACGGATTGCGTATGAAAGATACCTATGAACTCATTGATGTCCTTGTTAAACAGAATTTAGATTATATACATGCTTCATTAGATAATGTGTCTTCTAAGCCAGTAGATAATCCAAATGGAAGAACACGGCTTGAATTAATACTTGAAAGATCAAACGGTAAGGTGCCTGTGATGGCTGCAGGTTCTATAATGACACCCGATGATGCTGCTAAAGCTATAGAATCAGGTTTACCGCTAGTCGCTATTGGACATGCATTAATTATGGATCCTCTTTGGGTCGAAAAGGTCTTAGATGGACGAGAAGCCGAGGTGAATTCAGAATTGCATATTTCAAAACTTGATCAGCTTCGTATCCCAGAGAAACTTTCGAATGTAATTCAAGCCGCGCCTGACTGGTTTAATATTGTTAAATAA
- a CDS encoding MerR family transcriptional regulator: MVYSMTYVVENLNVSAKTLRFYEEQGILPNISRDEKGRRVYNKQQLEWISFIRCLKETGMPLSQIKAYKELYELGNTTFLTREEMLIQHKLEVQKKIDESFKHLEEINYKLAMYELQKDEVMKNPNHNFKCHGLETTIKN; the protein is encoded by the coding sequence ATGGTATATTCAATGACATATGTAGTTGAGAATTTAAATGTATCTGCAAAAACACTTCGATTTTATGAAGAACAAGGGATTTTACCAAATATCTCTCGTGATGAAAAAGGTCGAAGAGTGTATAACAAACAACAATTAGAATGGATCTCTTTTATTCGTTGTCTCAAAGAGACAGGCATGCCCCTGTCGCAAATAAAGGCATATAAAGAACTTTATGAATTAGGAAACACAACATTTTTAACAAGAGAAGAAATGTTGATTCAGCATAAATTGGAGGTACAGAAGAAAATTGACGAAAGCTTCAAACACTTAGAAGAAATAAACTATAAATTAGCAATGTATGAACTTCAAAAAGATGAGGTAATGAAAAATCCCAACCATAACTTTAAATGTCATGGTCTAGAGACAACAATAAAGAATTAA
- a CDS encoding glutathione peroxidase: MSVYSYQAVTTANQEVSLDLYQGKVLVIANTASKCGLTPQYGELQKLYDRYRDQGLVVLGFPCNQFGGQEPGTSEEAESFCQINYGVNFPVFAKVDVNGEETHPLFQYLKEQQPGVGETSDIQWNFTKFLVNREGEVVGRVEPKESPETMIADIEKLLG, encoded by the coding sequence ATGTCCGTATATTCATATCAGGCGGTAACCACCGCTAACCAAGAAGTCTCACTGGATCTGTATCAAGGTAAGGTATTGGTCATTGCCAATACAGCCAGCAAGTGTGGGCTGACCCCGCAATACGGTGAATTGCAAAAGCTCTATGATCGTTATCGCGATCAAGGCTTGGTTGTACTGGGTTTCCCTTGTAACCAGTTTGGAGGGCAGGAGCCAGGTACAAGTGAGGAAGCGGAATCATTTTGCCAGATTAACTATGGCGTGAATTTCCCGGTGTTTGCCAAGGTAGATGTGAATGGTGAGGAAACCCATCCCCTGTTCCAATACCTGAAGGAGCAACAACCTGGCGTAGGTGAAACAAGCGACATCCAATGGAACTTCACCAAGTTCCTTGTTAACCGTGAAGGTGAAGTGGTAGGTCGTGTTGAACCAAAGGAATCACCGGAGACAATGATTGCAGACATCGAAAAATTACTCGGTTAA
- a CDS encoding ABC transporter ATP-binding protein → MFRLETTKLDIAYEERLIVEDLNIQIPQGKITALVGANGSGKSTILKTMARIMAPKAGNVLLDGKSIHKQSTREVAKQLAILPQNPTAPEGLTVTELVSYGRFPYQKGFGSMRAEDKRMIEWAIEVTAMTEFHDRPIDQLSGGQRQRAWIAMALAQETDILFLDEPTTFLDMAHQLEVLQLLEQLNATANRTIVMVVHDLNHASRYAHHMIGIKKGKAIAHGSPVEVMNSDVLREVFNIEADIVIDPRSGVPLCLPYALAGERQQSKTPEQMVMNSAMVHAGGRTEPRVQATGS, encoded by the coding sequence ATGTTTCGTCTGGAGACGACCAAGCTGGATATCGCTTATGAGGAAAGACTAATTGTAGAGGATCTGAACATTCAGATTCCCCAAGGAAAAATTACAGCACTTGTTGGAGCCAATGGTTCAGGGAAGTCAACCATCCTGAAAACGATGGCACGTATTATGGCTCCAAAAGCAGGTAATGTATTGCTCGACGGGAAGTCCATCCATAAACAGTCCACGCGTGAAGTTGCCAAGCAACTTGCGATTTTGCCACAGAATCCAACAGCCCCTGAAGGTCTTACCGTTACTGAACTGGTATCGTATGGTCGCTTTCCTTATCAAAAAGGATTTGGTTCCATGCGTGCGGAAGATAAACGTATGATTGAGTGGGCTATCGAAGTGACAGCCATGACTGAATTCCATGATCGTCCGATTGATCAACTGTCCGGTGGACAGCGTCAACGTGCCTGGATTGCTATGGCACTTGCACAAGAAACAGATATCCTTTTCCTGGACGAGCCGACTACGTTCCTGGATATGGCTCACCAGCTCGAAGTATTGCAATTACTGGAGCAACTGAATGCCACAGCCAACCGTACCATTGTTATGGTTGTGCATGACTTGAATCATGCTTCCCGCTACGCACATCACATGATTGGTATCAAAAAAGGTAAAGCCATCGCTCATGGTTCACCTGTGGAAGTTATGAATTCGGATGTACTTCGTGAAGTATTTAACATTGAAGCAGATATCGTGATTGATCCACGCTCCGGTGTACCGCTCTGCTTGCCTTACGCTCTTGCAGGCGAACGTCAGCAATCGAAGACGCCAGAGCAGATGGTCATGAACAGTGCGATGGTTCATGCTGGAGGACGGACAGAACCACGTGTTCAAGCGACAGGAAGTTAA
- a CDS encoding beta-mannanase, with the protein MRFTDADPSTPLIRKLTLAVDEGRCTLRWLWPERVEAVYVERLELDMMSDDRTGEEPAQGKLKLYTREEYKASNGYTDRITGFGAIKYTVYVCQMEEEGPVLIRQRDEDNMVIASAGKADIRFSIRYKSGFFQKRKSVLITVTAEVPVPKEALCYVRKQGGVPLNKEDGTVYPFVSDFAPGRNEMPPVEVAKDDYVRLFFTDGPKYGAAYRLISD; encoded by the coding sequence ATGCGGTTTACGGATGCAGACCCTTCGACACCCTTGATTCGAAAACTGACACTTGCGGTGGACGAAGGACGTTGTACACTTCGCTGGCTCTGGCCGGAACGGGTAGAAGCTGTGTATGTGGAACGGCTGGAGCTGGATATGATGAGCGATGATCGTACCGGGGAAGAGCCTGCACAGGGCAAGCTGAAGCTGTACACGAGAGAGGAATATAAGGCGAGCAATGGTTACACGGATCGGATCACAGGTTTTGGTGCCATCAAGTACACCGTGTATGTGTGTCAGATGGAGGAAGAGGGACCTGTGCTGATCCGTCAACGAGACGAGGACAACATGGTGATTGCAAGCGCAGGGAAGGCAGATATCCGCTTTTCCATTCGCTACAAGAGCGGTTTTTTTCAGAAGCGAAAAAGTGTACTGATCACCGTCACAGCGGAAGTACCTGTTCCAAAGGAAGCCCTCTGTTATGTTCGCAAGCAGGGCGGGGTTCCGCTGAATAAGGAAGATGGTACGGTGTATCCTTTTGTGAGTGATTTTGCTCCCGGAAGAAATGAGATGCCGCCCGTTGAAGTCGCCAAGGATGATTATGTGCGATTATTCTTCACGGACGGACCGAAATATGGAGCCGCCTATCGGCTTATATCAGACTAG
- a CDS encoding vWA domain-containing protein — MQRKINLLLVLFSLIGGAVGFAAGEIMLRQWLGEMPRLLLMGLYFGVLALSVGLFCLIAEMISPKLNGASWKLRYLGLSWKLLVPATLALLFVAGLALQLLYQINPGGVKQVKDIVLMIDNSGSMNDTDPDNGRFEAAKTLISQMESDKQVAVITFDDQPQLLQPFIALDSEAAKNEVYSKIDGIVTTSGGTNFDAVLREGMEQIQAKQDPKRGTVIILLSDGFSEADTTDILSQYNNEQIAINTVGLSLVDPSGTDLLRNIAQQTGGMYYDVPDSGGLNLAFQQIYDTIDERTLVTERTGMMEHSVYLAIFRVAAVLLIGVALGVSLGLVFDNRHLALSFGIGGAVSGLLAGLLLEWGLDGSNVGDTFVRLGAMLILSGVLTLFSWIVPIKENTPRKSRGRREAGGGTSSAEGFGQRPRDTHSKGF, encoded by the coding sequence ATGCAGCGAAAAATCAATCTTCTCCTGGTCCTGTTCAGCCTGATTGGCGGGGCAGTGGGCTTTGCGGCAGGAGAAATCATGCTGCGTCAATGGCTTGGGGAGATGCCGCGTCTGTTGCTGATGGGATTATACTTTGGCGTACTGGCGCTAAGCGTTGGATTGTTCTGTTTAATCGCAGAGATGATCTCACCCAAGCTGAATGGTGCTTCATGGAAGCTCCGGTATCTGGGACTGTCGTGGAAATTGCTTGTTCCGGCGACACTGGCTCTGTTGTTTGTTGCTGGACTCGCCCTGCAATTGTTGTATCAGATCAATCCGGGCGGTGTGAAGCAAGTGAAGGACATCGTACTAATGATCGACAACTCGGGCAGCATGAATGATACAGATCCGGATAACGGACGCTTTGAAGCCGCCAAGACACTAATCAGCCAAATGGAGAGTGACAAACAGGTAGCTGTCATTACGTTTGATGATCAACCGCAGTTGTTGCAGCCGTTTATTGCGCTGGATAGTGAAGCGGCCAAGAATGAGGTTTATAGCAAAATCGATGGCATTGTCACAACTTCGGGCGGCACCAATTTTGATGCCGTGCTGCGGGAAGGCATGGAACAGATTCAGGCCAAACAGGACCCAAAACGCGGTACCGTGATCATCTTGTTATCCGATGGCTTCAGTGAAGCGGATACGACCGATATTTTGTCCCAATATAACAACGAACAGATTGCCATTAATACAGTCGGCCTTAGTCTGGTAGACCCTTCGGGTACGGATTTGCTGCGTAATATTGCTCAGCAAACGGGTGGCATGTACTATGATGTACCAGATTCCGGTGGTCTAAACCTGGCATTCCAGCAGATCTACGATACGATTGATGAACGGACGCTGGTAACGGAGCGTACAGGCATGATGGAGCATAGCGTTTATCTGGCGATATTCCGTGTAGCAGCAGTGTTACTGATTGGCGTGGCGCTGGGTGTGTCACTCGGACTTGTATTTGATAACCGTCATCTCGCGCTCAGCTTTGGTATTGGTGGTGCGGTGTCGGGTCTGCTGGCAGGGCTTCTGCTCGAATGGGGCCTCGACGGTTCGAACGTGGGTGATACATTCGTACGACTTGGTGCGATGCTCATTTTGTCTGGCGTATTGACCCTCTTCTCCTGGATTGTACCGATTAAGGAGAACACGCCGCGGAAGAGCCGAGGTCGTCGTGAAGCTGGCGGCGGAACTTCTTCTGCCGAAGGGTTTGGTCAGAGACCAAGAGATACACACAGCAAAGGATTCTAA